ttgaaatcatggttgcaagagtactccattgtacacaaccgaccttttagggtcatcaattcattcaaggagaagaggtacactgttgcctgtgaagaacaacagtatggttggagagtatgtgctaggaagacgaatGCAGGAAAATGAaagattacctcagtgaagcaaccacatgtttgtggcactgctgaggcagaagagaaccatctgcagctcaattctaggttcactgcaaggcagttatgccccatggtgaagcatatgccaaccattatggtgtctgcgttggttgagatcatcttccgatggtacaattactatgtcaagtatgggaaaacatggagggcaaagcagcatgcactgaaaataatatttggaaattgggaagaagcttatgagcgcctccctgtaatgttgaacgcaatgagggatgtaaatcctgggatgcacttcgagtatttacctaaggagggtgaaacaaggaatgatagccaggtatttggaagggcgttttgggcgtttgggcagagcatcgaagcattcaagcattgcaggcccgtcgtctcaattgatgggacctttcttacagggaaatttgaaggcacaatgcttatttgtattgggacagatgcagaagaccagcttgtgccattggcctttgcgatagttcagaaggaggacacggatagttggtgttggtttctcaggctagtaagacaagtggtaattggtctaGGACGTGATGTTTatgtgatatccgataggcatgctggcattctgaatgccgtagaacaagagattcctggttacggccaaatacatcaccggtggtgcaccagacaccttgttcagaatcttataaggcgtgatcacacaaaggaTGACTTtaaattatttgaggaggtttgcaggcagcaagaggttcaattattcaaagacaagttagatgccctgaagttagccacaaatgttgatggcaggcaattcttgagcgagttgatggcgtcgaaggataagtggtcacttgcatatgacaccggtggttggagatggggcttcatgactagtaacatggcagagatgttcaacagccttctaagaggttgtcgtggtctgcctgtgactgctattgcctcattcaccttctacaagttgaattcttGGTTCATTTCGAGGAAGAggcatgcgaggtctctatggacagcaggcaaagcttggccacttttagcatctcaggaactagctttctcaaagaaaaagtctaaacgacagAAGGGTTTATGTTTCAatccgatcaaccatggatatgagattctagagggtggtggaactaacattggtggtgaagaccggggtgctcgaaaacataaagtagtgatcaatgagaacaagtgtacgtgtggaaaaccgatcatataccataggccttgctcccacatgattacagcctgtcgccttagacgtgttgacgctgaggtccctccccgtatggccacggagttctctttgaggaacctaatgagcacctggaatcctcagttcgagccattttttgacgagagtcaatggcctacttatgatggccccaagtatgtggctgatcttggtttactctggaagagtagaggacctaggcagcagaagcggttcaggatggacatggactGAGCCAtgaaaggtagatcaaccacgagtaaggttgggagacattttgtagaggacacccaaaagagccgttgctctggttgacataagccgggccacaataagagaaaatgtcctgaactacttagacaacaggtatccacCAAGCTACCTACTTGATTTGCTTTGTGTAATagtacattggtttacttttgtttttttatttttatgttacttcgtaccacatacacatgctttaacttatactaatgctttggcattgcttatgttgcaggatggatcTATTCCCCCTTCTTcatccaaggttcgatgagcaccaccgggctcggaggatcgagaacggagaggtatattcaacaATTCATATGAAATATTGCATTGTTCAtcttttgctctatagtccatgctctttataaagtgacatgaactaatactttttcatgcttgtctttttttgcaggttttgaatgtgctgaggccaatgacacatgaggcctctacgaccatggtctacgacgagaggtacacgcccctcctgaagctggcgaaccttgctaccgttgctcgtgtttgtcgtcgaggcacgccacctttcaacccagcggcgctgacggcgttgatagatcggtggcgtccggagacacacagctttcacctaccatgcggggagatgacggtcactctcgaggacgttgccatgatccttggagtcaaaatccgaggattcccagtgacaggagacacagagtctgaaggatggcagcagcgggtagagcacttcttgggacggcccctagctgcagttgaggctggcaagaaacggcgcagcagtggggtgtccctgaggtggcttcgtcagcagtttcgggagtgcccacccaacgtagacccccagaccgtgacatactactgtcgggcctacgtcctgcacatgtttggtacggttctcttccctgacggcactggagagacggcgtcctggatgtacatcccgtgcctttggaactgggaggatgccggcaataggagttggggctcggctatacttgccttcctgtaccgtcagctttgcgaggcttgccgccgtcctggaggcgcgcacgctacaatgtcagggtgcatcacactgttgcaggtaataaagcaaagttgtacaagtttccactataattcaatgttttttcttaacaaaagtgattaacattcaagtttccactcttttttgcagatttggatgtgggagaggcttccagttgggagaccgcatcagcttgatcccccacaaccttggtttcctcaagg
The nucleotide sequence above comes from Miscanthus floridulus cultivar M001 chromosome 18, ASM1932011v1, whole genome shotgun sequence. Encoded proteins:
- the LOC136524071 gene encoding serine/threonine-protein phosphatase 7 long form homolog, whose product is MDSRMDLFPLLHPRFDEHHRARRIENGEVLNVLRPMTHEASTTMVYDERYTPLLKLANLATVARVCRRGTPPFNPAALTALIDRWRPETHSFHLPCGEMTVTLEDVAMILGVKIRGFPVTGDTESEGWQQRVEHFLGRPLAAVEAGKKRRSSGVSLRWLRQQFRECPPNVDPQTVTYYCRAYVLHMFGTVLFPDGTGETASWMYIPCLWNWEDAGNRSWGSAILAFLYRQLCEACRRPGGAHATMSGCITLLQIWMWERLPVGRPHQLDPPQPWFPQGDAVVAPTVAHLYERAHGTYHVSRHAYISFTNELDTLLPQHVQWRPYQQRQVTDLNLSSLCIADEDDWTMRTPLFVSMQWSTISLTM